In Actinomyces sp. zg-332, the following proteins share a genomic window:
- a CDS encoding ATP-dependent nuclease, producing MINKILIKNYRSIKKLEINNISNSLGLIGENSSGKSSILSAILTFLGEYDVKDSDFRFSKDEEQETEIVIGVGLDFDDFSIKRIMHDIKIDEKTPPWYSNALEKSKGRRARNIESKSYINDLKQNIKKEWGISRNSTSLYFNIIYKKSKTIENKKSKTIEKEIFLTTYDFKENKEIKISQKEIEQIKNTIQPRYAYLRDERNFNQERLGETDSTTNKLFSLLLPHMNVKRDLEDNIIEETPISELSIPQINQYLLRRIQFEAQKVTTELNRNFKESYDDDVEIEWQFSNQFFENISIKTNFKFSGTDSNIDFQSIGSGTRSMYKIALLQTLVEMQKDEAEPVLFLLEEPELYLYPKLEKQMSKLICGIAKENQVFVTTHSHMSIISFKKGSFYEVYRDKKTKRPLPVSKIRPIGSSLEAMKILGYDVTYLLGKDYIIFVEGKDDQKAYECLVNTIFGKSYSSKFMTMSGVNKLEMAVNCSLLKYINTNSKSVFIIDSDGGESEKIKEKAIEEMIKVDKEVKEKDLHNRIIVTKYCMLECYTFEKDLLINDMTDEEFARKKVQFIDEYKEDINEILYSRNKSTLDELIEKSLSDEQKFDYIRKYGFTKKLIKKFRGVIGGAGFKKIDKLDKKELEKYCHSLIQDLKKVFDLK from the coding sequence ATGATAAACAAGATATTAATTAAAAACTATCGCTCCATTAAAAAATTGGAAATTAATAATATTTCTAATTCACTAGGATTAATAGGGGAAAATAGTTCAGGTAAAAGTTCTATATTATCTGCTATTTTGACGTTTCTTGGGGAATATGATGTAAAAGATTCTGATTTTAGGTTTAGTAAAGATGAGGAACAAGAAACAGAAATTGTTATAGGAGTAGGATTAGACTTTGATGATTTCTCAATTAAGAGAATTATGCATGATATAAAAATAGATGAGAAAACACCACCATGGTATAGTAATGCACTTGAAAAATCCAAAGGTCGAAGAGCGAGAAATATTGAAAGTAAGTCATACATAAATGATTTAAAACAAAATATAAAAAAAGAGTGGGGTATTTCTAGAAATAGCACATCATTATATTTTAATATAATTTATAAGAAATCTAAGACTATTGAAAATAAGAAATCTAAGACTATTGAAAAAGAAATCTTTTTAACGACATATGACTTTAAAGAAAATAAAGAGATAAAAATAAGTCAAAAAGAAATAGAACAAATAAAAAATACTATTCAACCAAGGTACGCCTATTTGCGCGATGAAAGAAATTTCAATCAAGAAAGGTTAGGGGAAACAGACAGCACAACTAACAAACTATTTAGTTTGTTACTACCACATATGAATGTTAAAAGAGATTTAGAAGATAACATAATTGAGGAGACCCCTATTTCCGAACTATCAATTCCACAGATTAATCAATATTTATTGAGAAGAATTCAATTTGAAGCACAAAAGGTAACCACCGAATTAAATAGAAACTTTAAGGAATCATACGATGATGACGTGGAAATTGAATGGCAATTTTCAAATCAATTTTTTGAAAATATAAGTATAAAAACAAATTTTAAGTTTTCGGGTACAGATTCTAATATCGACTTTCAGTCAATTGGCTCTGGGACTAGAAGTATGTATAAGATAGCTTTATTGCAAACACTGGTAGAAATGCAGAAAGATGAAGCAGAACCTGTTTTATTTTTACTAGAGGAACCTGAACTGTATCTTTACCCTAAATTAGAAAAACAAATGTCAAAACTTATTTGTGGTATTGCAAAAGAAAATCAAGTTTTTGTAACCACACACTCTCATATGTCGATTATAAGTTTTAAAAAAGGTTCTTTTTACGAAGTTTATAGAGATAAGAAAACAAAACGCCCATTGCCAGTTAGTAAAATTCGTCCGATTGGCTCTAGCTTAGAAGCAATGAAAATACTAGGCTATGATGTAACCTATCTTTTAGGAAAAGACTACATTATTTTTGTTGAAGGTAAAGACGATCAGAAAGCATACGAATGTCTGGTTAATACAATATTTGGAAAAAGTTATAGTTCGAAATTTATGACTATGAGTGGTGTAAATAAACTAGAAATGGCTGTAAATTGTAGCTTATTAAAGTATATTAATACAAATTCTAAAAGTGTATTTATTATAGATTCAGATGGTGGCGAATCTGAAAAGATAAAAGAAAAAGCTATAGAAGAAATGATTAAAGTTGATAAAGAAGTAAAAGAAAAAGATTTACATAATAGAATAATTGTAACTAAATACTGTATGTTAGAGTGTTATACATTTGAAAAAGATTTATTGATTAATGATATGACAGATGAAGAGTTTGCTAGAAAAAAAGTGCAATTTATTGACGAATATAAAGAAGATATTAATGAGATTTTGTATTCTAGGAATAAAAGCACATTAGACGAATTAATAGAAAAATCATTATCTGATGAGCAAAAATTCGACTATATTCGAAAATATGGTTTTACAAAGAAACTAATTAAAAAATTCAGAGGAGTTATAGGAGGAGCTGGATTTAAGAAGATAGATAAATTAGACAAAAAGGAACTAGAAAAATATTGTCACTCTCTGATTCAAGATTTAAAAAAGGTATTTGATTTAAAATAA
- a CDS encoding GtrA family protein, which translates to MPDNLQKAQLVTLFKYLFFGGSAFVIDFSTLYFFKSILGLSAWSSAIIAFAVSTVYAYFTQMRFTFSHRMQSVAPIIKYAILLLVNMGFTAIVVQFFEVYWQAYMLGKVFATACVTLWNFPIMKHLIFPKNMD; encoded by the coding sequence ATGCCTGATAATCTCCAAAAAGCACAATTAGTAACACTTTTTAAATACTTATTTTTTGGCGGAAGTGCTTTTGTAATTGATTTTTCAACCCTATATTTCTTTAAATCAATTCTAGGATTATCAGCGTGGAGTAGCGCCATTATAGCCTTTGCGGTATCTACTGTTTATGCATACTTCACACAAATGCGTTTCACATTCTCACATCGTATGCAAAGTGTTGCTCCTATAATCAAATATGCAATCTTATTGCTAGTTAACATGGGATTTACAGCTATCGTTGTTCAATTTTTTGAAGTATATTGGCAGGCTTATATGCTAGGTAAGGTTTTTGCTACCGCATGTGTAACATTATGGAACTTTCCTATAATGAAACATTTAATATTCCCTAAAAATATGGATTAA
- a CDS encoding LCP family protein — MNHNEDVPPSFAPKNRNNPNPRNKNNDPIIVGKNNPIQHSSNRSNISKNSKANNTYNPSNINSNSSSIPPSYTPLSQRRNKPTNYEARNISSPRKAPVFRSTTNKDNMNARQELKSYAPRLNRNSEHSASNTSPQSNEYYSNLQSPTNGVLHQNLKKTPTKKKVKRVLISVLTILILICVVWPSYLFYRANSQLNTVEAISDMAKTSEGTTWLIAGSDSRSDSHIQDKTEGERSDSIILVHKAPNGQASMISLPRDTLARIPGYDLDKLNSSFSYGGAKLLVKTVEGLTNTKIDHYVQIGMSGVENLVNAVNGVNLCLNYDVNDRLSELVWKSGCHDADGKTALAFARMRYSDPLGDIGRADRQRQVVSKLMNKVFTLPVMLNPFTQLALVDAGSQSVKTDQNTGPYDIGMLALAFRKARNDNISGVPPIRSLNYVLLSGASTVLLDPDKKDNFFNKMREGSLTPDDFEKFGG, encoded by the coding sequence ATGAATCATAATGAAGATGTTCCACCGTCTTTCGCGCCAAAAAATAGGAATAATCCTAATCCTAGAAATAAAAATAATGACCCAATAATTGTAGGAAAAAATAATCCCATTCAACATTCATCTAACCGTTCAAATATAAGTAAAAATTCTAAAGCGAATAACACATATAATCCGTCAAATATAAACAGTAATTCATCATCTATTCCTCCTAGTTATACTCCTTTGTCTCAAAGACGTAACAAACCAACAAATTACGAAGCTAGGAATATTAGTTCACCACGTAAAGCCCCTGTTTTCCGTTCTACCACAAACAAAGACAATATGAATGCAAGGCAAGAACTTAAAAGTTATGCTCCTAGACTAAATAGAAATTCCGAGCATTCTGCTAGCAATACCTCCCCTCAATCAAACGAGTATTACTCCAATTTACAATCGCCTACCAACGGCGTTTTACACCAAAATCTCAAGAAAACCCCTACAAAGAAAAAAGTTAAAAGAGTTTTAATATCTGTATTAACCATACTTATACTAATATGTGTAGTTTGGCCATCTTACCTATTTTATAGGGCAAACTCACAGTTAAATACAGTTGAAGCTATCTCTGATATGGCTAAAACTTCTGAAGGAACTACATGGTTGATTGCTGGTTCTGATTCACGTAGTGATTCTCATATTCAAGATAAAACTGAGGGAGAAAGGTCTGACTCGATAATCTTGGTACACAAAGCACCTAATGGTCAGGCCTCGATGATTTCTTTACCAAGAGATACTCTAGCCAGAATACCTGGCTACGATTTAGATAAATTAAATTCCTCTTTTTCTTATGGAGGAGCAAAGCTTCTTGTAAAAACAGTTGAAGGTCTAACAAATACTAAAATTGACCACTATGTGCAAATTGGTATGAGTGGTGTGGAGAATCTAGTAAATGCTGTAAATGGCGTGAATTTATGCCTAAACTACGACGTTAATGACCGTTTATCAGAACTTGTGTGGAAATCAGGTTGCCATGACGCTGATGGAAAAACAGCTTTAGCTTTTGCTCGTATGCGTTATTCTGACCCTTTGGGTGATATAGGGCGTGCTGATCGTCAAAGACAAGTTGTATCTAAACTCATGAATAAAGTGTTCACACTACCAGTTATGCTAAATCCTTTTACTCAGCTGGCTTTAGTTGATGCTGGTTCACAGTCTGTTAAAACTGATCAAAACACTGGTCCATATGATATAGGTATGTTGGCTTTAGCCTTCAGGAAAGCTCGTAACGATAACATTAGCGGAGTTCCACCTATCCGTTCGCTAAATTATGTTCTGCTATCAGGAGCTTCTACTGTTCTACTTGATCCTGATAAGAAAGATAATTTCTTCAATAAAATGCGTGAAGGTAGTCTAACTCCTGATGATTTCGAAAAATTTGGTGGATAG
- a CDS encoding glycosyltransferase family 2 protein: MDKQSCNDKYSDIGKILIILPAFNEEKSLPTVVHTIREKVPYADILVVNDCSNDNTSSVARSLNVCTVDLPINLGVGGAMRTGFKYAVNNNYSWAVQVDSDGQHDPKYIPQMLDKAIEQNLDIVIGARFAGEGNYKVRGLRWFAMLFLAKVLSIQTGVKLTDVTSGFKLYSAKTLKFYKKSYPAEYLGDTIEALCIAHKAGLKIGQIPVAMHERIAGTASHSPIKSAIFLFRAILALFIAIISPRMEIK, translated from the coding sequence ATGGATAAACAATCTTGTAATGATAAATATAGTGATATAGGAAAAATCCTAATCATATTACCGGCTTTCAATGAAGAAAAGTCATTACCAACAGTTGTTCACACTATCCGTGAAAAAGTTCCGTATGCTGACATACTTGTAGTAAATGATTGTTCTAATGATAATACTTCTAGTGTTGCTCGTTCACTAAACGTGTGTACTGTAGACTTACCTATCAACTTGGGTGTAGGTGGAGCAATGCGTACAGGTTTCAAATACGCTGTTAATAATAATTACAGCTGGGCTGTTCAAGTTGACTCAGATGGGCAGCATGACCCTAAATATATTCCTCAAATGTTAGATAAAGCGATTGAACAAAACCTAGACATCGTAATTGGAGCAAGATTTGCTGGAGAAGGTAACTACAAAGTTAGAGGTTTGCGCTGGTTTGCCATGTTATTTTTAGCTAAAGTTTTGTCTATACAAACTGGAGTGAAATTAACCGATGTAACTAGTGGATTCAAGCTATATTCAGCAAAAACACTAAAATTTTATAAGAAATCCTACCCTGCTGAATATTTAGGGGACACCATTGAAGCGCTATGTATCGCACATAAGGCTGGTTTGAAAATAGGTCAAATTCCAGTAGCTATGCATGAACGTATAGCAGGAACCGCCTCACATTCACCTATAAAATCAGCAATATTTTTGTTCAGAGCTATCCTTGCTTTATTCATAGCCATAATTTCTCCTAGAATGGAGATAAAATAG
- a CDS encoding DUF2304 domain-containing protein → MIYQILLFALTVVLAIILILLLRSHKIKEKYVSFWLFLDISALIVLLLPSKIIDNISHFLGFTYASNMVFTGVMTILVITTIQQAVNISKIEEERRILTEELAIMQNRVDALESKVISNRSTDA, encoded by the coding sequence GTGATATATCAAATTTTACTGTTCGCTTTAACAGTAGTACTAGCAATAATTCTAATACTTTTACTACGGTCACATAAAATTAAAGAAAAATACGTTAGCTTTTGGCTATTTTTAGACATTTCTGCACTAATAGTACTTCTACTTCCTTCGAAAATCATTGATAACATATCACATTTCTTGGGTTTTACTTACGCATCGAATATGGTATTTACAGGAGTTATGACTATCCTTGTCATAACAACCATTCAGCAGGCAGTAAATATAAGTAAAATAGAAGAAGAACGCAGAATTTTGACTGAAGAACTAGCTATTATGCAAAATCGTGTAGATGCTTTGGAATCTAAAGTTATCTCAAACAGGAGTACGGATGCCTGA
- a CDS encoding DUF3021 domain-containing protein, whose protein sequence is MLIRKAILRGIIPLSIMTVLSIIMSYQKIDPFQVRGTFLVGIIGASVAATSVIYEIENWSLLKQSIVHFVIMTLTVFPCLLVSGWYKLNTSLDYLKVFGIFLLVGIVLWSIAYVVFGKLLAKN, encoded by the coding sequence ATGTTAATAAGAAAAGCAATACTTAGAGGAATTATTCCTTTGAGCATAATGACTGTATTATCAATAATAATGAGCTATCAGAAAATTGACCCGTTTCAGGTCAGAGGAACATTTCTAGTCGGTATTATAGGAGCTTCGGTGGCAGCTACCTCAGTAATATACGAAATTGAAAATTGGTCTTTACTTAAGCAATCAATCGTGCACTTCGTAATTATGACATTAACAGTATTTCCGTGCTTATTAGTAAGTGGTTGGTATAAGTTAAATACTTCTCTAGATTATCTGAAAGTATTTGGAATATTTTTGTTGGTAGGAATCGTGCTATGGAGTATTGCATACGTTGTTTTTGGTAAATTACTAGCCAAAAACTAG
- a CDS encoding LCP family protein produces MNSKKQMPVHHASNPSRKSIPRIVIATLLFLFVFVASGIGITYYNLQSSIKTVNVNKLLNKKNSKPVDSYDGKPLNILVIGSDVRTGKNSRFGNEEGMRSDTTLLVHISADRKHTQVVSIARDILLNIPECKRADGSVVPANYNQFNSAFAYGGLDGNISSAAACTIKTVESMSGISIDEFVVVDFSGFINVVNSLGGVDYCFDQDINDPLSELNVKQGCQTLDGFHALALARARYSLGDGSDVSRINRQQELIFKLIEKVKAQNILTNIPTLYSFLKSSLSTLTTSEQLGSLTTMGGIAYSLRNIKNENIQFVTLPIQQAPQDLNRLVVSPEAATVWQLLKEDKPIPADLVGLKTFVKPQEPNADSKNTKDTNNSKEKSSKKNTN; encoded by the coding sequence GTGAATTCTAAGAAACAAATGCCAGTTCACCACGCTAGTAATCCCTCACGTAAATCAATTCCTAGAATAGTAATAGCAACTTTGTTATTTTTATTCGTATTCGTGGCATCTGGTATCGGAATTACTTACTATAACCTACAGTCTTCAATAAAAACTGTAAATGTCAATAAACTTTTAAATAAAAAAAATAGCAAACCTGTAGATTCATACGATGGGAAACCTCTAAATATATTAGTCATCGGTTCAGATGTTCGCACAGGTAAAAATTCACGTTTTGGTAATGAAGAAGGAATGCGTTCTGATACAACTTTACTAGTGCATATATCTGCTGATAGAAAACACACACAGGTTGTCTCCATTGCTCGCGATATACTTTTGAATATTCCTGAATGTAAGCGTGCTGATGGTTCTGTAGTGCCTGCTAATTACAATCAGTTCAACAGTGCTTTCGCCTATGGCGGTTTAGATGGAAACATATCATCAGCAGCCGCTTGCACAATTAAAACAGTGGAAAGTATGTCTGGTATAAGCATAGATGAATTCGTTGTCGTTGATTTTTCAGGGTTCATTAATGTTGTAAACAGCCTTGGTGGAGTCGACTATTGTTTCGACCAAGACATAAACGACCCACTATCTGAGCTAAATGTGAAGCAAGGTTGCCAAACACTAGATGGTTTTCATGCTTTAGCTCTCGCTAGGGCTCGTTATTCCCTAGGTGATGGTAGCGATGTTTCACGTATCAATCGTCAGCAAGAGCTAATATTCAAGCTAATTGAAAAGGTAAAAGCACAAAATATTTTGACAAATATCCCTACTCTTTACTCATTCTTGAAGAGTTCACTCAGTACTTTAACTACTTCTGAACAATTAGGTTCACTAACTACTATGGGTGGTATAGCTTATTCTTTACGCAACATTAAAAATGAAAACATACAATTTGTGACTTTACCTATACAGCAAGCTCCACAAGATTTAAATAGGTTAGTTGTATCTCCTGAAGCTGCAACTGTATGGCAACTTTTGAAAGAAGACAAACCTATTCCTGCTGATTTGGTTGGATTAAAAACTTTCGTTAAACCACAAGAACCTAATGCCGACTCTAAAAACACTAAAGATACTAACAACTCTAAAGAAAAGTCTAGTAAGAAAAATACAAATTAA
- the pta gene encoding phosphate acetyltransferase — MVDYKKTSFQIQLIEKAKSSLKTIVLPESHDDRVLQATSYILENKIANIILLGYEEKILARANELEIDLSKAEIVSIEGNSLFDEYVQDFYELRKTKNITLEEAREKISNECYFATMMVHNGQADGLVCGAVHTTADTIIPAFQIIKTSVGTSVISSVFFMVFDEEVLVYADCAVNPNPNVEQLVQIAKSSAQTAEKFSITPKVALLSYSTGSSGKGEDVEKIKRVAKILEEEKVSFDFTGPIQYDAAVDENVAAIKLPEDKVAGQANVMIFPDLTAGNICYKAVQRSANIPAIGPILQGLNKPVNDLSRGATVQDIIDTIIVTAVQAQ, encoded by the coding sequence ATGGTTGACTACAAAAAAACTAGCTTTCAAATTCAACTTATTGAAAAAGCTAAGAGTTCTTTGAAAACAATAGTGCTACCTGAAAGCCACGATGATAGAGTTTTACAAGCTACTAGCTATATCTTAGAAAACAAAATAGCTAATATTATATTGCTCGGGTATGAAGAAAAAATTCTTGCTCGTGCAAACGAACTCGAAATAGATTTGAGTAAAGCTGAAATTGTAAGCATTGAAGGCAACTCTTTATTTGATGAATACGTTCAAGACTTTTATGAGCTACGGAAAACAAAAAATATTACTTTGGAAGAAGCTAGAGAAAAAATTAGTAACGAATGTTACTTTGCCACAATGATGGTTCATAATGGACAAGCTGATGGTCTTGTATGTGGGGCAGTACATACAACAGCTGACACTATAATTCCTGCTTTCCAAATAATAAAGACTTCGGTTGGAACCTCAGTTATATCCTCAGTTTTCTTTATGGTTTTTGATGAGGAAGTACTAGTGTATGCTGACTGTGCTGTAAATCCTAACCCAAATGTTGAACAATTAGTACAAATAGCTAAATCTAGTGCACAAACAGCTGAAAAATTCAGTATAACACCTAAAGTTGCCTTACTTTCGTACTCCACAGGATCTTCAGGAAAAGGCGAAGACGTAGAAAAAATAAAGCGAGTTGCCAAGATATTAGAAGAAGAAAAAGTTAGTTTTGATTTCACAGGTCCTATACAATATGACGCAGCAGTCGATGAGAATGTAGCTGCAATCAAACTACCTGAAGATAAAGTTGCTGGGCAAGCAAATGTTATGATTTTCCCAGATTTGACTGCTGGCAATATATGCTATAAAGCAGTCCAAAGATCGGCAAATATCCCAGCAATAGGCCCAATTTTACAAGGATTGAATAAGCCGGTTAATGACTTATCTCGTGGGGCTACTGTGCAAGATATCATCGATACCATTATTGTTACAGCTGTGCAGGCGCAATAA
- the guaA gene encoding glutamine-hydrolyzing GMP synthase: MPDNKVFSGKNAPVLVVDFGAQYAQLIARRVREAHIYSEIVPHTMPVEEILAKNPVAIILSGGPSSVYEEGAPNISADLFEAGVPVLGICYGFQVMAKAMGGKVGETKIREYGKTQVQICSSNLLLHGNEGTESTWMSHGDSVQEAPEGFDVIAVSEGSPVAAFENNEKRLYGVQWHLEVQHSEYGQKALENFLYEGANIAPDWTVDSIVDTQIELIREKVGDARVICGLSGGVDSSVAAALVQKAIGDQLTCVFVDHGLLRAGEVEQVEKDFVEATGVNLVVVDAQERFLNALKGVTEPEEKRKIIGREFIRVFEQAARDIVDEAGNDGKEVKFLVQGTLYPDVVESGGGSGTSNIKSHHNVGGLPDDMQFELIEPLRELFKDEVRAVGLELGVPEAIVWRQPFPGPGLGIRIVGEITRERLDTLRAADKIVREELSAAGLDRQIWQCPVVLLADVRSVGVQGDHRTYGHPIVLRPVSSEDAMTADWSRLPYDLLAHISNLITNNVPDVNRVVLDCTSKPPATIEWE, translated from the coding sequence ATGCCAGATAATAAAGTATTCTCAGGTAAAAATGCACCTGTTTTAGTCGTCGATTTTGGTGCACAATACGCACAACTAATTGCACGCCGTGTACGTGAAGCACACATTTACTCTGAAATTGTTCCACACACAATGCCTGTTGAAGAAATACTAGCTAAAAACCCAGTCGCTATCATTCTTTCAGGTGGTCCATCATCAGTATATGAAGAAGGCGCACCAAACATTTCAGCTGACCTATTTGAAGCAGGAGTCCCAGTCCTAGGTATTTGCTACGGATTCCAAGTAATGGCTAAGGCAATGGGCGGTAAAGTCGGTGAGACAAAGATACGTGAATACGGAAAAACACAAGTACAGATTTGCTCATCAAACTTGTTGCTACATGGCAACGAAGGCACAGAAAGTACATGGATGAGCCACGGAGACTCAGTACAAGAAGCGCCAGAAGGCTTTGATGTAATCGCAGTTTCAGAAGGTAGCCCAGTAGCCGCTTTTGAAAACAACGAAAAACGATTATACGGTGTACAGTGGCACCTAGAAGTACAGCACAGCGAATATGGACAAAAAGCACTCGAAAACTTCCTATATGAAGGCGCAAACATTGCTCCAGACTGGACAGTTGACTCAATCGTTGATACACAAATAGAGCTAATCCGTGAAAAAGTAGGGGATGCTCGTGTGATATGTGGTCTGTCTGGTGGTGTTGACTCCTCTGTTGCTGCGGCTCTTGTGCAAAAAGCTATTGGTGACCAGCTAACTTGTGTATTCGTTGACCACGGTTTATTACGTGCTGGTGAAGTTGAACAGGTTGAAAAAGATTTCGTTGAAGCAACAGGAGTAAACCTAGTTGTAGTAGACGCACAGGAACGTTTCTTGAACGCTTTGAAAGGCGTAACTGAACCTGAAGAAAAACGCAAAATCATTGGTCGTGAATTCATTCGAGTATTCGAACAAGCAGCCCGTGACATCGTAGATGAAGCTGGAAATGATGGTAAAGAAGTCAAATTCCTAGTACAAGGAACGCTATACCCTGACGTAGTTGAATCAGGTGGAGGAAGCGGAACTTCAAACATCAAATCACACCACAACGTTGGTGGCTTGCCAGACGATATGCAGTTTGAACTAATCGAACCACTACGTGAGCTATTCAAAGATGAAGTACGAGCAGTTGGCTTGGAACTAGGAGTACCTGAAGCAATCGTTTGGCGTCAGCCATTCCCAGGACCAGGGCTTGGTATTCGTATCGTTGGAGAAATCACACGTGAACGCTTAGATACTTTACGAGCAGCCGACAAGATTGTACGCGAAGAACTCTCAGCAGCAGGCCTCGACAGGCAAATTTGGCAATGTCCAGTTGTGTTACTAGCCGATGTACGTTCAGTCGGTGTGCAAGGAGATCACAGGACTTACGGACACCCAATTGTATTGCGTCCAGTTTCCAGCGAAGACGCAATGACAGCTGACTGGTCACGCTTGCCATACGACTTGTTAGCACACATTTCAAACTTGATTACTAACAACGTGCCAGATGTGAACAGGGTAGTTTTGGACTGTACATCTAAGCCACCAGCAACCATTGAGTGGGAGTAG